In Flavobacterium gelatinilyticum, a genomic segment contains:
- a CDS encoding FecR family protein, whose translation MKKNHLLAKWLNDDLTEEELAAFKASPDFEKYQRIKNYTDHLTVDDLDENAMLASILKQKKEVPKVIPLYKTGLFRAAAIFILALGITLAFNMLVPQTETAGFAEKNAFSLPDNSEVVLNSGSEIQYKKWNWNQNRHLELQGEAYFKAAKGKRFEVETKLGKVTVLGTQFNVKVRKNRFDVVCYEGRVKVNYADKQILLTHGQAVSFQNGNQIQMETNSLKPEWIDHQISFYKENIRTILDEVERQYNISIELKTKDTTSLFTGKLPAENLDTALQILSTTYNLKIQKISNHKIIIDAK comes from the coding sequence ATGAAAAAGAATCACTTACTGGCCAAATGGCTTAACGATGATTTGACTGAAGAAGAATTAGCTGCTTTTAAAGCCAGTCCAGATTTTGAAAAATATCAAAGAATTAAAAATTATACAGATCATTTAACAGTGGATGATTTGGACGAAAATGCTATGCTGGCTTCTATTTTGAAACAGAAAAAAGAAGTTCCAAAAGTAATTCCGTTATACAAAACAGGGTTGTTCCGTGCGGCGGCGATTTTTATTCTGGCTCTCGGAATTACACTTGCTTTTAATATGCTGGTCCCTCAGACTGAAACAGCGGGTTTTGCAGAAAAAAACGCTTTTTCTCTGCCTGATAATTCTGAAGTGGTTCTAAACTCCGGTTCTGAAATTCAATATAAAAAATGGAACTGGAACCAAAACAGACATCTCGAACTACAAGGAGAAGCTTATTTTAAAGCAGCAAAAGGAAAACGTTTTGAAGTAGAAACCAAACTGGGAAAAGTAACCGTTTTAGGAACACAGTTTAATGTTAAGGTTAGAAAAAACAGGTTTGATGTTGTTTGTTATGAAGGGCGTGTAAAAGTGAATTATGCAGACAAACAAATTCTTTTGACCCATGGTCAGGCTGTAAGTTTTCAGAATGGAAATCAAATTCAAATGGAAACCAATTCGCTAAAACCGGAATGGATTGACCATCAGATCAGTTTTTACAAAGAAAACATCAGAACTATTTTGGATGAAGTTGAAAGACAGTATAACATTAGTATTGAGCTGAAAACTAAAGACACAACCTCTTTATTTACAGGAAAATTACCTGCTGAAAATCTCGATACTGCATTGCAGATTCTAAGTACAACCTATAACTTGAAAATTCAAAAAATCTCGAACCATAAAATAATTATCGACGCAAAATAA